From the genome of Variovorax sp. RA8, one region includes:
- a CDS encoding ParA family protein, with amino-acid sequence MPVVLVANPKGGVGKSTLATNIAGYFASRGHAVMLGDIDRQQSSRLWLGLRTPAAREIRSWEASEDGAVVRPPRGTTHAVIDTPAGLHGARLKEVVPMADKVLVPLQPSIFDIYATRDFLDKLLANRHVGKTQVGVVGMRVDGRTLAAERLREFVAGLGVPVLGELRDTQNYVQLAARGLTLYDIAPGRVQRDLEQWEPIRQWLEA; translated from the coding sequence ATGCCGGTGGTCCTGGTCGCCAACCCCAAGGGTGGGGTCGGCAAATCCACGCTCGCAACCAACATTGCGGGCTATTTCGCGAGCCGCGGCCATGCGGTGATGCTGGGTGACATCGACCGGCAGCAGTCCTCCCGGCTGTGGCTCGGCCTGCGCACGCCGGCGGCGCGCGAGATCAGGAGCTGGGAGGCTTCGGAAGACGGCGCGGTGGTGCGGCCGCCGCGCGGCACCACGCACGCGGTGATCGACACGCCGGCGGGCCTGCATGGGGCGCGGCTCAAAGAGGTGGTGCCGATGGCCGACAAGGTGCTCGTGCCGCTGCAGCCCAGCATCTTCGACATATATGCCACGCGCGACTTCCTGGACAAGCTGCTGGCCAATCGCCATGTCGGCAAGACGCAGGTCGGCGTGGTCGGCATGCGCGTCGACGGCCGCACGCTGGCGGCCGAGCGCCTGCGGGAGTTCGTCGCCGGGCTGGGCGTGCCGGTGCTCGGCGAGCTGCGCGACACGCAGAACTACGTGCAGCTGGCGGCGCGCGGGCTCACGCTCTATGACATCGCGCCGGGCCGGGTGCAGCGCGACCTGGAGCAGTGGGAGCCCATCCGCCAGTGGCTGGAGGCTTAG
- a CDS encoding MaoC family dehydratase, giving the protein MKKTFQTLQDLAACVGQEVAVSDWITVTQEQVNQFAEATGDHQWIHVDVERAKAGPFGAPIAHGFLTLSLLPRFYESAFEVVESRMGVNYGLNRVRFMTPVPVGGRLRGRMKLLSCEPIAGEGVQMVWETTIELEGAPKPACVAESVVRRFR; this is encoded by the coding sequence ATGAAGAAGACATTCCAGACCCTGCAGGACCTCGCCGCTTGCGTCGGCCAGGAAGTCGCGGTGAGCGACTGGATCACGGTCACGCAGGAGCAGGTCAACCAGTTCGCCGAGGCCACCGGCGACCACCAGTGGATCCACGTCGATGTGGAACGCGCCAAGGCCGGGCCCTTCGGCGCGCCGATCGCGCACGGGTTCCTGACGCTGTCGCTGCTGCCGCGCTTCTACGAGTCGGCCTTCGAGGTGGTCGAGTCGCGCATGGGCGTGAACTACGGGCTCAACCGCGTGCGCTTCATGACGCCGGTACCGGTCGGCGGCCGGCTGCGTGGGCGCATGAAGCTGCTGAGCTGCGAGCCGATCGCGGGCGAGGGCGTCCAGATGGTCTGGGAGACCACCATCGAGCTCGAGGGCGCGCCCAAGCCGGCCTGCGTCGCCGAATCGGTGGTGCGCCGCTTCCGCTGA